TCGCGCAGACGCTGTTCCTGCGCCTGTAATTCGGGGGTGAAGGCCTCGCCGAAATCCTCGGCGCTGAGGATCGGGCGCAGCTCGACCACGCTGCCGGGGCCGAACGGGGCGCGCGTGAGCCACTCGGTGGCTTCATCCAGCGAGCGCACCTGCCAGAGCCAGAAGCCGCAGACCAGCTCGCGGGTCTCGGCGAAGGGGCCGTCGATCACCCACGGCGCCTGCGCCCCGAAGGCCACGCGCCGGGCGCGCGAGGTGGGGTGCAGGCCCTCGCCGGCCAGCATGATGCCGGCCTGCACCAGCTGTTCGTTGTAGGCGCCCATGGCGCGGATTTCCTGCTCGGTCGGCATCTCACCGGCCTCGGTCTCCGGGGTCGCCTTGACCAGTACCATGACTTTCATCGGTGTTTCCCTCAGGGCAGGCCCGGTTGGTGGGCCCTTCAAGGGATACAACGCAGCCGGGCACCGGAAATCGACACGCCGGCAA
This is a stretch of genomic DNA from Stenotrophomonas rhizophila. It encodes these proteins:
- a CDS encoding YciI family protein codes for the protein MKVMVLVKATPETEAGEMPTEQEIRAMGAYNEQLVQAGIMLAGEGLHPTSRARRVAFGAQAPWVIDGPFAETRELVCGFWLWQVRSLDEATEWLTRAPFGPGSVVELRPILSAEDFGEAFTPELQAQEQRLREQIGTAD